The proteins below come from a single Parazoarcus communis genomic window:
- a CDS encoding electron transfer flavoprotein-ubiquinone oxidoreductase — MSRECMEYDVVIVGAGPSGLSTAIRLKQLAEKAGRELSVCVVEKGSEVGAHILSGAVIEPRALNELFPDWKERGAPLNTPVTEDHFMLLSEKGARKLPTPPQMHNEGNYIVSLGNFCRWLGEQAEALGVEIYPGFAAAEVLFDEAGAVRGIATGDMGVTRDGEQGPNYQPGIELHARQTVFSEGCRGSLTKGLMARYDLRRDADPQTYGIGIKELWEVDPAVHRPGLTVHTAGWPLKSDTYGGSFLYHLEGNLVSVGFVVGLDYSNPWLSPYEEFQRFKTHPEIRKYFEGGRRVSYGARALSEGGFQSLPKLTFPGGMLVGDTAGFLNVPKIKGTHMSMKSGIEAAAALFAHLTADDAKATEVTGYPERLKASWLWDELYSVRNVRPSFRWGLWGGIAYSAIDTFLFRGRAPWTLRNHADHTQLKKAADCEQIVYPKPDGKISFDRLSSVFISATNHEEEQPCHLRLKNPLTPIVTNLADFEAPEQRYCPAGVYEIVREEQGPRLQINAQNCLHCKTCDIKDPTQNIDWAVPEGSGGPNYPNM; from the coding sequence ATGAGCCGCGAATGCATGGAATACGATGTCGTCATCGTTGGCGCAGGCCCCTCTGGTCTGAGCACCGCGATCCGGCTCAAGCAGCTTGCCGAAAAGGCCGGGCGCGAACTGTCGGTGTGCGTGGTGGAAAAGGGCTCCGAGGTCGGCGCCCATATCCTGTCCGGCGCGGTGATCGAGCCGCGCGCGCTCAATGAACTGTTCCCCGACTGGAAGGAACGCGGCGCCCCGCTCAACACCCCGGTCACCGAAGACCATTTCATGCTGCTGTCGGAGAAGGGTGCACGCAAACTGCCCACGCCGCCGCAGATGCACAACGAAGGCAACTACATCGTCAGCCTGGGCAACTTCTGCCGCTGGCTGGGTGAGCAGGCCGAGGCGCTCGGCGTGGAGATCTACCCCGGCTTCGCCGCTGCCGAAGTGCTGTTCGACGAAGCCGGTGCGGTGCGTGGCATCGCCACCGGCGACATGGGCGTGACCCGCGACGGCGAGCAAGGCCCCAACTACCAGCCAGGTATCGAGCTGCACGCACGCCAGACGGTGTTTTCGGAAGGCTGTCGCGGATCGCTCACCAAGGGCCTGATGGCGCGCTACGACCTGCGCCGCGACGCCGACCCGCAAACCTACGGCATCGGCATCAAGGAGTTGTGGGAGGTCGACCCGGCCGTCCATCGCCCCGGCCTCACCGTGCATACCGCCGGCTGGCCGCTCAAGTCGGACACCTACGGTGGCTCCTTCCTGTATCACCTGGAAGGCAACCTGGTGTCGGTCGGTTTTGTCGTCGGTCTCGATTACAGCAACCCCTGGCTGTCGCCGTACGAAGAGTTCCAGCGCTTCAAGACTCACCCCGAGATCCGCAAGTACTTCGAAGGCGGCCGCCGCGTGTCGTACGGCGCCCGTGCGCTGTCGGAAGGCGGCTTCCAGTCCCTGCCCAAACTCACGTTCCCGGGCGGCATGCTGGTCGGCGACACCGCAGGCTTCCTCAACGTGCCCAAGATCAAGGGCACCCACATGTCGATGAAGTCGGGCATCGAAGCCGCTGCTGCGCTGTTCGCGCACCTGACGGCCGACGATGCAAAGGCGACTGAAGTCACGGGCTACCCCGAGCGCCTCAAGGCCAGCTGGCTGTGGGACGAACTGTACTCGGTGCGCAACGTCCGCCCGTCCTTCCGCTGGGGCCTGTGGGGCGGCATCGCCTACAGCGCCATCGATACCTTCCTGTTCCGCGGCCGTGCGCCATGGACACTGCGCAACCATGCCGACCACACCCAGCTGAAGAAGGCGGCCGACTGCGAGCAGATCGTCTATCCGAAGCCGGACGGCAAGATCAGCTTCGACCGCCTGTCATCGGTCTTCATCTCGGCCACCAACCACGAGGAAGAGCAGCCCTGCCACCTGCGGCTGAAGAATCCGCTGACGCCCATCGTCACCAACCTCGCCGATTTCGAGGCCCCCGAGCAGCGCTACTGCCCGGCCGGCGTGTATGAAATCGTGCGCGAAGAACAGGGCCCGCGCCTGCAGATCAACGCCCAGAACTGCCTGCACTGCAAGACCTGCGACATCAAGGACCCGACGCAGAACATCGACTGGGCGGTACC